The Lacerta agilis isolate rLacAgi1 chromosome 5, rLacAgi1.pri, whole genome shotgun sequence genome has a segment encoding these proteins:
- the BMPR1A gene encoding bone morphogenetic protein receptor type-1A, translating into MICLKVYIRLLGFYAVIISQVQGQNLDSMLHGTGMKTDPDQKKQEDGVTLAPEDTLPFLQCYCSGHCPENAINNTCKTNGHCFAIIEEEDNGEITLASGCMKYEGSDFQCKDSPKAQPRRTIECCRTDFCNRDLQPTLPPPISPDGIFDGSIRWMAAFISMAVCIIVMIILFSCFCYRHYCKWVAKRGCYNRDLEQGEAFIPSGESLKDLIDQSQSSGSGSGLPLLVQRTIAKQIQMVRQVGKGRYGEVWMGKWRGEKVAVKVFFTTEEASWFRETEIYQTVLMRHENILGFIAADIKGTGSWTQLYLITDYHENGSLYDFLKCTTLDNRSLLKLAYSAACGLCHLHTEIYGTQGKPAIAHRDLKSKNILIKRNGTCCIADLGLAVKFNSDTNEVDVPLNTRVGTKRYMAPEVLDESLNKNHFQPYIMADIYSFGLIIWEMARRCVTGGIVEEYQLPYYDMVPNDPSYEDMREVICVKHLRPIVSNRWNSDECLRAILKLMCECWAHNPASRLTALRIKKTLGKMVESQDVKI; encoded by the exons GGCAGAATCTAGACAGCATGCTCCATGGGACAGGGATGAAGACTGATCCTGATCAGAAAAAGCAGGAAGATGGAGTCACCCTAGCTCCAGAGGACACATTGCCCTTTTTGCAGTGCTACTGCTCAGGGCACTGTCCAGAAAATGCCATTAACAATACATGCAA AACTAATGGACATTGCTTTGCCATAATCGAAGAAGAAGATAATGGTGAAATTACACTTGCTTCAGGCTGCATGAAGTATGAAGGCTCAGACTTCCAGTGCAAG GACTCTCCAAAAGCACAACCACGACGGACAATTGAATGCTGTCGGACAGATTTCTGCAATCGAGATTTGCAGCCCACATTACCTCCTCCCATAAGTCCAG ATGGCATCTTTGATGGCAGCATACGTTGGATGGCTGCATTTATTTCTATGGCGGTCTGTATAATAGTTATGATCATCTTATTTAGCTGTTTCTGCTACAG gcaTTATTGCAAGTGGGTAGCAAAAAGAGGATGTTATAATCGTGACCTGGAGCAGGGTGAAGCCTTTATTCCATCTGGCGAGTCACTTAAGGATCTTATTGACCAATCACAGAGCTCTGGCAGTGGTTCTGGACTTCCTCTGTTG GTCCAGCGGACAATTGCCAAACAAATTCAAATGGTGCGGCAAGTTGGAAAAGGGCGATATGGTGAAGTCTGGATGGGTAAATGGCGGGGTGAAAAAGTGGCAGTGAAAGTATTTTTCACCACTGAAGAAGCCAGCTGGTTTCGAGAAACTGAGATTTACCAGACAGTTCTCATGCGCCATGAAAATATACTTG GTTTTATAGCAGCAGATATTAAAGGCACAGGCTCCTGGACCCAGCTCTACTTGATTACTGATTATCATGAAAATGGGTCATTGTATGACTTCCTGAAGTGTACCACTCTGGACAACAGATCTCTGCTCAAACTGGCTTACTCTGCTGCTTGTGGCCTGTGCCATTTGCACACAGAGATATATGGAACACAAGGCAAGCCTGCTATTGCACACAGAGACCTGAAAAGTAAAAATATCTTGATAAAGAGAAATGGGACTTGCTGTATTGCTGATTTGGGCTTAGCTGTCAAATTCAACAG TGATACAAATGAAGTTGATGTCCCTTTGAATACCAGAGTGGGAACAAAGCGTTACATGGCTCCAGAAGTCCTTGATGAAAGTCTGAATAAAAATCATTTCCAGCCATACATTATGGCTGACATCTACAGTTTTGGCTTGATCATTTGGGAAATGGCTCGGCGTTGTGTCACAGGAG GTATTGTTGAAGAGTACCAACTACCCTATTATGACATGGTGCCGAATGACCCTTCGTACGAGGACATGAGAGAGGTCATATGTGTTAAGCACCTGCGCCCTATAGTATCTAATAGATGGAATAGTGATGAG TGTTTAAGAGCAATATTGAAATTAATGTGTGAATGCTGGGCCCACAATCCTGCCTCTAGACTTACAGCTTTGAGGATTAAGAAGACACTTGGCAAGATGGTAGAATCTCAAGATGTTAAGATTTGA